From one Rhodamnia argentea isolate NSW1041297 chromosome 1, ASM2092103v1, whole genome shotgun sequence genomic stretch:
- the LOC115745237 gene encoding putative lipid-transfer protein DIR1, with the protein MEATNEKVVVILLGLMVAIACCADAQTICNMTYADLMACKLAAMPPNPPPPTSVCCQGLSHADLKCFCKYKNSTILPSIGVDPKLAMQLPSKCKLPHPPTC; encoded by the exons ATGGAGGCAACCAACGAGAAGGTGGTGGTGATCCTGTTGGGATTGATGGTCGCgat CGCTTGTTGTGCTGACGCGCAGACCATATGCAACATGACCTATGCGGACCTCATGGCTTGCAAGCTGGCCGCGATGCCACCAAACCCGCCGCCACCAACGAGCGTGTGCTGCCAGGGTCTCTCGCACGCAGACTTGAAGTGCTTCTGCAAGTACAAGAACTCGACGATCTTGCCCTCAATCGGGGTCGACCCAAAGCTCGCGATGCAGCTCCCCAGCAAGTGCAAGCTCCCTCATCCGCCCACATGCTGA
- the LOC115745177 gene encoding crocetin glucosyltransferase 3-like — translation MDDSKSQSHGHIVMLPFMAHGHLIPFLALARRICRQAPFSVTLATTPLNLRYLRSTISPDDDDSGIRLYEIPFCSSDHGLPPDTENTENLPFNKIVKLFHSSVSLAGPVECLISDITTEEGRPPLCVISDVFLGWSVDIAKRLGTKNIAFTTGGAYGTLAYISIWVHLPHRSTDSEEFSVPGFPEQCRFHRSQLHRYIREADVTDEWSKFFQVQIKLSSASDGWLCNSVEEIEPLGFDLLRKYLKLPVWAIGPLVPSPLLQKSSPISPNSSLKSLQKHSGKAFGVSLAKCQDFLNSHGPNSVLYISFGSQNTISPSQMMQLAIGLESSGKPFLWVIRPPLGFDIKGEFRPEWLPPGFEDRVTKSKKGLLVRNWAPQLDILSHGSTGAFLSHCGWNSIMESLSQGVPIVGWPMAAEQAYNAKMMVEEMGVCVELMRGVESRIEAEEVKRVIELVLEEEGKGGEMKERANAVMGQMREAVKEGSDDEKGSSVKAMDEFVRTVLGDSTNGTFPIEQIRNSIQSAYVNRSG, via the exons ATGGATGATTCAAAATCTCAATCTCATGGTCACATAGTGATGCTACCTTTCATGGCCCATGGCCATCTCATCCCCTTCCTCGCCCTCGCCCGCCGCATCTGCCGCCAAGCCCCTTTCTCCGTCACTCTCGCCACCACCCCTCTCAACCTCCGGTACCTCCGCTCCACCATCTCCCCAGACGATGACGACTCTGGAATCCGCCTCTACGAGATTCCATTCTGTAGCTCCGACCACGGCTTGCCCCCCGACACCGAGAACACCGAGAACTTGCCGTTCAATAAGATCGTGAAGCTTTTCCACTCATCTGTGTCCCTCGCTGGTCCGGTAGAGTGCCTCATCTCCGACATAACCACCGAAGAGGGCCGGCCACCTCTTTGCGTGATCTCGGATGTGTTCTTGGGTTGGTCCGTGGACATCGCCAAGAGGCTTGGGACGAAAAACATAGCCTTCACCACGGGCGGCGCATATGGCACTCTGGCTTACATCTCTATCTGGGTTCACCTCCCGCACCGGTCGACTGATTCTGAGGAGTTCTCGGTGCCTGGATTCCCCGAACAGTGCCGGTTCCACCGCTCTCAGCTCCACCGGTACATTCGAGAGGCGGATGTTACAGATGAGTGGTCCAAGTTCTTTCAGGTTCAGATCAAGCTCTCTTCGGCCTCAGATGGTTGGTTGTGCAATTCAGTTGAGGAAATTGAGCCTCTTGGGTTTGATCTCTTGAGGAAGTACTTGAAGCTCCCTGTTTGGGCCATTGGTCCACTAGTCCCTTCTCCCCTGCTACAAAAATCATCTCCAATCTCTCCCAACTCAAGTTTGAAATCCCTCCAAAAGCATTCGGGAAAAGCTTTTGGTGTGTCCCTAGCGAAATGCCAAGACTTCCTCAATTCCCATGGTCCAAACTCGGTTTTGTACATTTCCTTTGGTTCACAAAACACTATAAGTCCTAGCCAGATGATGCAGTTAGCCATTGGTTTGGAATCAAGTGGCAAGCCTTTCCTTTGGGTCATTAGGCCGCCGCTCGGTTTCGATATTAAAGGCGAGTTCCGACCCGAGTGGTTGCCGCCGGGGTTTGAGGACCGAGTGACCAAGAGCAAGAAGGGCTTGCTAGTGCGGAATTGGGCCCCACAATTAGACATCCTCTCGCATGGCTCGACGGGAGCATTCCTAAGCCACTGCGGATGGAACTCGATCATGGAGAGCCTGAGCCAAGGGGTGCCCATAGTGGGGTGGCCGATGGCAGCCGAGCAGGCGTACAATGCCAAGATGATGGTCGAGGAAATGGGGGTGTGCGTGGAGCTTATGCGCGGGGTCGAGAGCCGGATCGAAGCTGAGGAAGTGAAGCGGGTGATAGAATTGGTGTTGGAAGAGGAGGGAAAAGGAGGGGAGATGAAGGAGAGGGCCAATGCAGTGATGGGACAAATGAGGGAAGCTGTGAAAGAAGGCAGTGATGATGAGAAGGGGTCTAGTGTCAAGGCCATGGATGAATTTGTGAGGACTGTTCTAGGTGACTCCACAAACGGTACATTTCC AATAGAACAAATTAGAAATTCGATTCAGTCGGCATATGTTAATCGAAGCGGATAG